In Sedimentibacter sp. MB31-C6, one genomic interval encodes:
- the mobB gene encoding molybdopterin-guanine dinucleotide biosynthesis protein B, with amino-acid sequence MKVFSVIGISQSGKTTTIENIIKELKKRNYSVGSVKEIHFEDFKMDIEGTNTHRHKIAGSQLVTARGAYETDILFQSKLSINDILSFYNYDFVILEGVRDTCAPKIVTAHDVEGIKNRFDDTAFAISGRISNNIDKYEDIPVINSITQIKELVDLIEEKVFDSLPDMKDECCKKCGHTCRELCSLILKKEAERKDCVLTKQSVTLKVNGLEINMVPFVQNILKNTVEAVTKELDGYMENGDIEICIKR; translated from the coding sequence ATGAAAGTTTTTTCTGTTATCGGGATATCACAATCCGGCAAAACTACAACCATAGAGAATATAATTAAAGAACTTAAAAAAAGAAATTATTCTGTAGGAAGTGTAAAAGAAATACATTTTGAAGATTTCAAAATGGATATAGAAGGGACAAATACTCATAGACACAAAATTGCAGGTTCTCAATTGGTTACAGCTAGAGGTGCATATGAAACTGACATATTGTTTCAAAGTAAATTAAGCATAAATGATATTTTAAGTTTTTACAATTATGATTTTGTTATATTAGAAGGAGTAAGGGATACTTGTGCGCCTAAAATAGTAACAGCTCATGATGTTGAAGGAATTAAAAATAGATTTGATGATACGGCATTTGCAATATCAGGTAGGATATCTAATAATATAGATAAATATGAAGATATTCCAGTAATTAATTCAATAACTCAAATAAAAGAATTAGTTGACTTAATTGAAGAAAAAGTTTTTGATAGCCTTCCTGATATGAAAGATGAATGTTGTAAAAAGTGCGGACATACTTGTAGAGAATTATGCTCGCTTATATTAAAGAAAGAAGCAGAAAGAAAAGATTGCGTTTTGACAAAACAAAGCGTAACTCTTAAGGTTAACGGTCTTGAAATTAATATGGTACCTTTTGTTCAAAATATTTTGAAAAATACAGTTGAAGCTGTTACTAAGGAATTAGATGGTTATATGGAAAATGGAGACATTGAAATATGCATAAAAAGATAA
- a CDS encoding RIO1 family regulatory kinase/ATPase domain-containing protein, giving the protein MHKKIKLISKRNNVFRIVENDSTYILKKFKNQENYIKEIEILNVLKNAGVNVPSIIKSDENCIYLEDLGSVTLLDWYEEQEKQNKLDINMVYNLCRWLKVFYREVLELHKEQVILTDVNFRNFIINDNEIYGIDFEQVCEGIILEDVGKFSAYALTYEPVMTEWKINFRNKFIDIMSKELNIDKEKIILEEKKELLAMERRRGILFKDF; this is encoded by the coding sequence ATGCATAAAAAGATAAAATTAATCAGTAAACGAAATAATGTATTTCGTATTGTTGAAAATGATAGTACTTATATTTTAAAAAAATTTAAAAACCAAGAAAATTACATAAAGGAAATTGAAATATTAAATGTACTGAAAAATGCTGGTGTTAATGTTCCTTCGATAATTAAATCTGATGAAAATTGTATTTATCTTGAAGATTTGGGTAGTGTGACGTTACTTGATTGGTATGAAGAACAGGAAAAGCAGAATAAGTTGGACATTAATATGGTTTATAATCTTTGCAGATGGCTTAAAGTTTTTTATAGAGAAGTTCTTGAATTACATAAAGAACAAGTAATTTTAACAGATGTAAATTTTAGAAATTTTATTATTAATGATAATGAAATTTACGGGATTGATTTTGAACAGGTGTGTGAAGGGATTATATTAGAAGATGTAGGTAAGTTTTCTGCCTACGCATTGACTTATGAGCCAGTTATGACAGAATGGAAGATTAATTTTAGAAACAAATTTATTGATATAATGTCAAAAGAATTAAATATAGACAAAGAAAAGATAATATTAGAAGAAAAAAAAGAGTTATTAGCTATGGAAAGAAGAAGAGGGATTTTGTTTAAGGATTTTTAA
- a CDS encoding FAD-binding protein, whose translation MRKSFVLLLVVIIFMQTITGFSLETLNMQKQSNIETNQNNDFLKKVEWHGEYDVIVVGYGGAGATASIEAADEGAKVLLLEKAPKGEEGGNTRFAGQGVLSIDTEDMDKGIEYFKYLRGKFNTPSDEMIKSYLESVSENYDWLKKIGAQNITVFPFQEYNYPGGEVMDATLIDGEAWTSSLYRTLQEAVEDRRTLIDIWYESPGVGLIQDPKTKIIHGVKVDNNGTLLNIRAKNGVVLCTGGFENNQQMIQDYLQLPYGYSKAARYNTGDGIKMAMEVKANLWHMSNLAGPDLNVLNPETNTTFAYAIQGKKDTLSTGFATQNVIFVGADGTRFVDESVLPNHGHVNFHGTWNQMALSLPAYAIFDETARLSQSVYPTWSEGNEEEIERGIIVKANTINELAEKIGVNPVNLQKQISEYNEYCYDKKDPIFSRAKDTLKSIEKAPYYAMELVPSFTNTQGGPERNENGEILDVKGNVIPHLYSAGELGSMFSGIYQGTGNLGECVAFGRISGRNAAKNKNDVTMESVMLGKTPIIADWKEPGEVICQTGELIGEDRGIGGPLKVKVTMKDDIITDIEVIYHNETKGVSSNAIETITSAIIENQTPDVDAVSGATVTSKGIINAVKDALEKK comes from the coding sequence ATGAGAAAATCATTTGTATTACTTTTAGTTGTTATAATTTTCATGCAAACCATAACTGGTTTTTCACTTGAAACATTGAATATGCAAAAACAGTCAAATATTGAAACAAATCAAAATAATGACTTTTTAAAAAAAGTAGAATGGCATGGTGAATATGACGTTATTGTTGTTGGATATGGAGGAGCAGGAGCCACAGCAAGCATAGAAGCAGCTGATGAGGGAGCAAAGGTACTTCTTCTTGAGAAGGCTCCTAAAGGTGAAGAAGGAGGCAACACAAGGTTTGCTGGGCAAGGTGTTTTAAGCATTGATACAGAGGATATGGATAAAGGTATTGAATATTTTAAGTATCTTCGTGGTAAATTCAATACGCCGAGTGATGAAATGATAAAATCATATTTAGAATCAGTAAGCGAAAACTATGACTGGCTTAAAAAAATTGGAGCTCAAAATATTACTGTTTTTCCCTTTCAGGAATATAATTATCCTGGTGGAGAAGTAATGGATGCAACGTTAATAGATGGTGAAGCTTGGACAAGTTCGTTGTATAGAACATTGCAAGAGGCAGTTGAAGATAGACGTACTTTAATTGATATATGGTATGAATCGCCGGGAGTAGGATTAATACAAGATCCTAAAACGAAAATAATTCACGGAGTTAAGGTTGATAATAATGGAACATTATTAAATATTCGTGCTAAGAATGGAGTAGTTCTTTGTACAGGGGGATTTGAAAACAATCAGCAAATGATTCAAGATTATTTACAATTGCCTTATGGTTATTCAAAAGCAGCAAGATACAATACAGGAGACGGAATTAAAATGGCAATGGAAGTTAAAGCAAATTTGTGGCATATGAGCAATCTAGCCGGACCTGATTTAAATGTTTTAAACCCAGAAACTAATACAACATTTGCTTATGCTATTCAAGGGAAGAAGGATACTTTAAGTACAGGTTTTGCAACACAAAATGTTATTTTTGTAGGAGCAGATGGAACCAGGTTTGTCGATGAATCAGTGCTACCGAACCATGGTCATGTTAATTTTCACGGTACATGGAATCAGATGGCTTTGTCTCTTCCTGCATATGCAATATTTGACGAAACTGCTCGTCTTTCACAGTCTGTCTATCCTACATGGAGTGAAGGAAATGAGGAAGAAATAGAAAGAGGTATAATAGTAAAAGCAAATACTATAAATGAATTAGCTGAAAAAATTGGAGTTAACCCTGTAAATTTACAAAAGCAAATATCAGAATATAACGAATATTGTTATGATAAAAAGGACCCTATCTTTAGTAGAGCTAAAGACACTCTCAAATCTATCGAAAAAGCTCCTTATTATGCGATGGAATTAGTTCCCTCCTTTACTAATACTCAGGGTGGACCTGAAAGAAATGAAAATGGTGAAATATTAGATGTGAAGGGCAATGTAATTCCACATCTTTACAGCGCCGGGGAGTTAGGCTCAATGTTTTCAGGTATTTATCAAGGAACGGGAAATTTAGGAGAATGTGTGGCCTTTGGAAGAATATCGGGTAGAAATGCAGCTAAAAATAAGAATGATGTAACTATGGAATCTGTAATGTTAGGTAAAACTCCTATTATAGCAGATTGGAAAGAGCCTGGAGAAGTTATTTGTCAAACTGGAGAGTTAATAGGAGAAGACAGAGGAATAGGTGGTCCTTTAAAGGTAAAAGTTACAATGAAGGACGATATAATAACAGATATTGAGGTTATATATCACAATGAAACTAAAGGAGTAAGTAGCAATGCAATAGAAACAATTACGTCAGCAATTATAGAAAATCAAACACCTGATGTAGACGCAGTTTCAGGGGCAACTGTTACAAGTAAGGGAATTATTAACGCAGTTAAGGATGCCCTTGAAAAAAAGTAA
- the hflC gene encoding protease modulator HflC, with translation MQETKNNSKNKIGSFIKILIVILLLISIINAIYIVKENEYAYVTRFSKFVEIQDTAGLHFKIPLLDKVETLPQFRMKYDIPASEVLTGDKKTLVVDNFAVWQIDDPYTFMKTVSRISEMENRIDAVVYNAVKNTLGTMDQSDIINSDNGSIDNVNIKITDMVNAQLKNYGISTIAVEIKRLDLPKDNESAVYNRMISERTQMAESYRADGNLEASKVVNETDKEVGILLSKAEATAEELKGEGESEYMKIIANAYSTEDRANYYEFVRSLEALKVTMQGEKTIFLPADSYIVRVLNGGN, from the coding sequence ATGCAGGAAACTAAAAATAATAGCAAAAATAAAATAGGTTCATTTATTAAAATATTAATTGTAATTCTATTATTAATATCAATAATAAATGCCATCTATATCGTTAAAGAAAATGAATATGCTTATGTTACAAGGTTCTCAAAGTTTGTTGAAATTCAAGATACAGCAGGATTACACTTTAAAATTCCTTTATTAGATAAGGTTGAAACACTTCCACAATTTAGAATGAAGTATGATATTCCAGCTTCGGAGGTATTAACAGGAGATAAAAAGACATTAGTTGTAGATAATTTTGCAGTATGGCAAATAGACGACCCCTATACATTTATGAAAACAGTAAGCAGAATTTCTGAAATGGAAAACCGAATAGATGCTGTAGTATATAATGCAGTAAAGAACACACTAGGAACAATGGATCAATCAGATATAATTAATTCTGATAATGGCTCAATAGATAATGTAAATATAAAGATAACAGATATGGTCAATGCACAACTTAAAAATTATGGTATTTCAACAATAGCAGTAGAAATAAAAAGATTAGATTTACCAAAAGATAATGAATCAGCAGTATATAATAGGATGATATCTGAAAGAACACAAATGGCAGAAAGTTATAGAGCAGATGGTAATTTAGAAGCTAGTAAAGTAGTAAACGAAACAGATAAAGAAGTAGGAATTTTACTGTCAAAAGCTGAAGCTACTGCTGAAGAATTAAAAGGAGAAGGCGAAAGTGAATATATGAAAATTATAGCAAATGCTTACTCCACAGAAGATAGAGCAAATTATTATGAATTTGTAAGAAGCTTAGAAGCTTTAAAAGTGACTATGCAAGGAGAAAAAACTATATTCTTGCCAGCAGATAGCTATATAGTTAGAGTGTTAAATGGTGGAAATTAA
- the hflK gene encoding FtsH protease activity modulator HflK — MEIKELFDKLIRMIKQPNTFENPDFTEKPPRQGKKFNIKIFLIIPAIVLAISLILSCQYTVEETEQAVVTTLGKVTKVETAGLHFKLPYPIQDVTKVEVNKTQKLQIGYASSNENEGYSNSAAVADEAKMITGDFNIVNIDFFIEWKISDPVKFLYNSDEPSQILKMISQSSARSVIGSNDVDGVLTTEKSIIQAEIREKIITKLENYDLGVQVLDVKIQDSEPPTADVIAAFKNVETAKQEKETRINEALAYKNKTLPAAESQADKLIREAESYRESRINAAKGEVAKFNAMYTEYAKNKTITKTRMYLETIEEILPGITVYIDSSEGGVQKMLPLKSFSTTTVNDPDGGESNAGN, encoded by the coding sequence ATGGAAATTAAGGAATTATTCGACAAATTAATAAGAATGATAAAACAGCCTAATACTTTTGAAAACCCTGACTTTACTGAAAAGCCACCAAGACAGGGTAAAAAATTCAATATTAAAATATTTTTAATTATCCCAGCAATTGTTTTAGCTATATCATTAATATTGTCTTGTCAGTATACTGTAGAAGAAACAGAACAGGCTGTTGTAACAACTCTTGGCAAGGTAACAAAAGTTGAAACTGCAGGTCTTCATTTTAAGTTGCCTTACCCAATTCAAGATGTTACTAAAGTAGAAGTGAATAAAACACAAAAATTACAAATAGGTTATGCTAGTTCAAATGAAAATGAAGGATATAGCAATTCAGCTGCTGTAGCAGATGAAGCAAAAATGATTACAGGAGACTTTAATATAGTAAACATAGACTTCTTTATTGAGTGGAAAATATCTGATCCTGTAAAGTTTTTATACAACTCTGATGAGCCCTCTCAAATTCTTAAAATGATATCACAATCGTCAGCAAGAAGTGTTATCGGTTCTAATGATGTAGATGGAGTTTTAACAACAGAAAAGTCTATTATACAAGCAGAAATAAGAGAAAAAATTATTACGAAATTAGAAAATTATGATTTAGGTGTACAAGTATTAGATGTGAAAATACAAGATAGTGAGCCTCCAACAGCTGATGTAATAGCAGCATTTAAGAACGTAGAAACAGCAAAACAGGAAAAGGAAACAAGAATAAATGAAGCATTAGCTTATAAAAACAAAACACTACCAGCAGCAGAAAGTCAAGCAGATAAATTAATTAGAGAAGCAGAGTCCTATAGAGAATCTAGGATAAATGCAGCAAAGGGTGAAGTAGCAAAATTCAATGCCATGTATACAGAATATGCTAAAAATAAAACTATTACTAAAACAAGAATGTATCTAGAAACAATCGAAGAAATTCTACCAGGCATAACTGTATACATTGATTCATCAGAAGGTGGCGTACAAAAAATGCTACCGCTAAAGAGTTTTTCAACGACTACGGTAAATGACCCAGACGGAGGTGAATCTAATGCAGGAAACTAA